One window from the genome of Opisthocomus hoazin isolate bOpiHoa1 chromosome 11, bOpiHoa1.hap1, whole genome shotgun sequence encodes:
- the C11H3orf18 gene encoding uncharacterized protein C3orf18 homolog isoform X2, whose amino-acid sequence MSYSSPSVHDLYHSTTTTPKPDPGTALEVTVREPATISPETTSFNSTKIPDVGSTGPGMSTMLLSFGIITVIGLAVAMAQGGVFPKAPKRTCKHYPGNGHKFPRATSSVRSSQNKALEAKSLAFFPAQPLLLADKRFCISGRGRGWRNYGTSSCPCTTLIPPRNRMNWSRSCWNMGGMQHLPRHHRARGD is encoded by the exons ATGAGTTACAGCTCACCCTCTGTGCATGACTTGTAtcacagcaccaccaccacgcCTAAGCCAGACCCAGGGACAGCTCTGGAGGTGACTGTACGAGAACCAGCTACCATAAGCCCTGAGACTACCAGTTTCAACAGCACCAAAATCCCGGATGTGGGCAGCACTGGACCTGGCATGAGCACAATGCTGCTGTCCTTTGGTATCATTACTGTCATTGGGTTGGCTGTAGCTATG GCCCAAGGAGGAGTTTTTCCAAAAGCCCCTAAGAGAACCTGCAAACATTATCCCGGAAACGGTCATAAGTTCCCAAGAGCAACATCCAGCGTTCGTAGTTCTCAGAACAAGGCTCTGGAGGCCAAAAGCCTCGCTTTCTTCCCAGCGCAGCCACTCTTACTGGCTGACAAGAG gTTCTGTAtatcaggaagaggaagag gctggagaaactACGGCACCAGCTCATGCCCATGTACAACTTTGATCCCACCGAGGAACAGGATGaactggagcaggagctgctggaacaTGGGCGGGATGCAGCATCTTCCCAGGCATCACAGAGCAAG AGGTGACTGA
- the C11H3orf18 gene encoding uncharacterized protein C3orf18 homolog isoform X4, translated as MSYSSPSVHDLYHSTTTTPKPDPGTALEVTVREPATISPETTSFNSTKIPDVGSTGPGMSTMLLSFGIITVIGLAVAMVLYIRKRKRLEKLRHQLMPMYNFDPTEEQDELEQELLEHGRDAASSQASQSKR; from the exons ATGAGTTACAGCTCACCCTCTGTGCATGACTTGTAtcacagcaccaccaccacgcCTAAGCCAGACCCAGGGACAGCTCTGGAGGTGACTGTACGAGAACCAGCTACCATAAGCCCTGAGACTACCAGTTTCAACAGCACCAAAATCCCGGATGTGGGCAGCACTGGACCTGGCATGAGCACAATGCTGCTGTCCTTTGGTATCATTACTGTCATTGGGTTGGCTGTAGCTATG gTTCTGTAtatcaggaagaggaagag gctggagaaactACGGCACCAGCTCATGCCCATGTACAACTTTGATCCCACCGAGGAACAGGATGaactggagcaggagctgctggaacaTGGGCGGGATGCAGCATCTTCCCAGGCATCACAGAGCAAG AGGTGA
- the C11H3orf18 gene encoding uncharacterized protein C3orf18 homolog isoform X3, with protein sequence MSYSSPSVHDLYHSTTTTPKPDPGTALEVTVREPATISPETTSFNSTKIPDVGSTGPGMSTMLLSFGIITVIGLAVAMVLYIRKRKRLEKLRHQLMPMYNFDPTEEQDELEQELLEHGRDAASSQASQSKILLTSQGALQRPSRLVFTDVANAINA encoded by the exons ATGAGTTACAGCTCACCCTCTGTGCATGACTTGTAtcacagcaccaccaccacgcCTAAGCCAGACCCAGGGACAGCTCTGGAGGTGACTGTACGAGAACCAGCTACCATAAGCCCTGAGACTACCAGTTTCAACAGCACCAAAATCCCGGATGTGGGCAGCACTGGACCTGGCATGAGCACAATGCTGCTGTCCTTTGGTATCATTACTGTCATTGGGTTGGCTGTAGCTATG gTTCTGTAtatcaggaagaggaagag gctggagaaactACGGCACCAGCTCATGCCCATGTACAACTTTGATCCCACCGAGGAACAGGATGaactggagcaggagctgctggaacaTGGGCGGGATGCAGCATCTTCCCAGGCATCACAGAGCAAG ATTCTGCTGACAAGTCAAGGAGCCCTCCAGAGACCCAGCCGTCTTGTGTTCACAGACGTTGCCAATGCCATCAATGCATGA
- the C11H3orf18 gene encoding uncharacterized protein C3orf18 homolog isoform X1 yields the protein MSYSSPSVHDLYHSTTTTPKPDPGTALEVTVREPATISPETTSFNSTKIPDVGSTGPGMSTMLLSFGIITVIGLAVAMAQGGVFPKAPKRTCKHYPGNGHKFPRATSSVRSSQNKALEAKSLAFFPAQPLLLADKRFCISGRGRGWRNYGTSSCPCTTLIPPRNRMNWSRSCWNMGGMQHLPRHHRARFC from the exons ATGAGTTACAGCTCACCCTCTGTGCATGACTTGTAtcacagcaccaccaccacgcCTAAGCCAGACCCAGGGACAGCTCTGGAGGTGACTGTACGAGAACCAGCTACCATAAGCCCTGAGACTACCAGTTTCAACAGCACCAAAATCCCGGATGTGGGCAGCACTGGACCTGGCATGAGCACAATGCTGCTGTCCTTTGGTATCATTACTGTCATTGGGTTGGCTGTAGCTATG GCCCAAGGAGGAGTTTTTCCAAAAGCCCCTAAGAGAACCTGCAAACATTATCCCGGAAACGGTCATAAGTTCCCAAGAGCAACATCCAGCGTTCGTAGTTCTCAGAACAAGGCTCTGGAGGCCAAAAGCCTCGCTTTCTTCCCAGCGCAGCCACTCTTACTGGCTGACAAGAG gTTCTGTAtatcaggaagaggaagag gctggagaaactACGGCACCAGCTCATGCCCATGTACAACTTTGATCCCACCGAGGAACAGGATGaactggagcaggagctgctggaacaTGGGCGGGATGCAGCATCTTCCCAGGCATCACAGAGCAAG ATTCTGCTGA